The Cryptomeria japonica chromosome 2, Sugi_1.0, whole genome shotgun sequence region gcaactgttaggaaacaacaggtaaATGATCTGGTCTTAAAACTTCTCTgattgcttgttcagatccttatcAGCTCCATTCTGCTTCTctcatgtagacatctcaatctggttcgatACACACACTTCTTTCTGATCACCAATACTCTAAACCTTCAAAAAcatgacctaaataacctttacaattagGTTATTTACACAACCCTAGCAAATTTGAAATTACATCAAGCGCGAGAAAATAATCCACCGAAAtatattacagatcattacaataatttacaagacaattacagtcgttgaatgatcataacacatcatcaCAACTCgatttgatacactttcaaacccttagctcattctactaggCACTTCGCTGCTTTCCAAGAAATTCGCCACTTGTACACGCCAAAACAGCATCTTATCCATTCACATggattctgacatgtcatcaccaacttatgaacatgaaaaagaATCACCGCCAAACTATAAAATATCACCAGTCAAAGAGATCTTGTTATCgaccttcttaaaccctagcaaaataacaacagtcaattacaaacatgacttccagttctCCAATCATGATGCAGTgcatgtcatagactcattatgatgtcataagcacacattccaaactgcaacacatAACTCAACAAAGATCAtaaccgcaaccatctccttctctgttcccTTATCggttcactgtcaacttagcaTGTTAGCTTTCCAACTCAAACCATTCAATCTATTACTGGTTAGGCTATaccagtagacttagatgacatatcaaacataaacaaacatggtttccatcaatgacaacacaaataactgatcatatcataattatatcatcaccaacaatcctaaCAACATCATCCTTTACCAGTGcaccatcatcttcatcagttatgacAACATGCCAATAAAGACTACCTAGTACAACATCAAAAGAAAATACCTTCGTGACATTGCTATAGATTAGTGCAAAAATGAAAAGGAAGAGAAGGAAGGAAAAAGTCCATAAAGAAGTGTCAATGGATAAAGATCAATTATATAATGGTCTATTTCCAAAAGACTCCTAGATAAGACATTCAAATCTACGATGATATGACAAATCACAATAAGGCAATAGTTGAGATGGCATTGGTGTGATATATGGTAGCTTCTAATATTACATTAGAAGATCTTATTGACAAATTTTCACCCCAACTAGCTACCACACTAAAACATAAGAGAGAACAACCTACAAAGGATGAAGAAAAACACAAAGACATAGTTATTATTGTGGTAATCCCCTCGACCATTCAGACCCAAAATAATACAATTATAGAATACAGAGCTAAGAACAAAACAAAGACTAGACAAACTAATAATGCTTGAGAAGCTAGAGGTCTCCAAGAAAGTGCAAATAGAGATTAAAGAAGCTACCTAAAAGGCCTATAAGGAGATGCACAAGGAAGAAGCAAAATATGAGAAGGTTACTTCTTTTGAATCAAATCTTATAAACCATGAGACCCCTTTTACTCTACACACATCATATACGCCCTCATCTTCTACCAATTCACCCATGTAGTCTATCAAAATACTTCATGGCCAAATAGAAGCATATTCAACTAGTAGCATCTCTACAACTATTACAACTTCCACTAGTATGGTCTCGGGTTGATCTAAGTAATATCTCTCCCCTTCACAAATTTTAATTGGGAGACCTAATACACCAAACAACATGAGAGGACACCATGTGGATAGGACAAAATAGTTGGTAGATTTGGTGAAGAACATCTAAGATAAATTTTCTTAGTTACAAGGGGATTCCTCTCAACCCCTTGCAACATATCTCAAAATATTGGTATATGGAGTCATAAAGGACGcacattgaaaagaaaataatgcaaaaacaattactagcAGAGCTACAAAAAACTAAGATGGACTAAGAGATAAAAGTGTGTCACCACCCATGCCACTTTGAAATCacatatcaacacattgaagaATACTAAGGGTGATATCAATGCTTATCATTTTTTCTCAAAGTGGCCTACTATTACAGCCCTTGTTAAAACTCAAATGGATCAAATTGAGGCACAAATAATTCAAGTAGCCTCTTCCTATGAAGCTTTGCAAGATGTGGATGGATAGACTAGAGTATAGATAGAAACCTTGCATACATAATTTCAATAGCTACAAGACCAACAAGATATTGGGACAAGGCATAAATTCCAACAAGTATGGGAAGTGGTCAGATTGCAGCTAGCCCAAATCACCAAATTATGCACAAAAATTGGCCCAATAGATCAAAATCCTTAACACTCTTTTGAAGGCTAAGCATCTAATAATCTAGATTTAGGAACAAAACCAACATTTATAACAAGCCAAGATATAATGGGATAACACTTTTTCCAACCTCAAGGAGATTTATAAGGGCATTCTTCTTACACAATAGGAGTCGAGTTGGCTTGAGGACAAGCTAATATTTTGAAAGGGGAGATGATGTTAGCAGGGAAAAGGCAAATTTGAAATAGTCAATGTAGATCATACAACAATTCACCACAAGGAGGTTGTGGAACCTCTAATCGAAGAGACATCACTAGATTAGTAGTAGTATACATGGGTCACGACCCATTGGATAGATATTTGTATAATTAAATATGTAATGtaatagagcatggtatgaaaggggAATATAAGAGAATAGATATAAGGAATATGTACAATGTATAAGGATATAAtaaaggtgaaaaccctacatATATGTACATGAATGATTGATGGTAATAGAAATGTATTGGATTTCTACATATAATGTGTCATGCATTATGAGCACTTTATTTTCTATATATTATGTTAACTAGTTAAGATACAgtctagatgaactccttaatcccTTTGTATAATTGTACACAAAAATTACTTGGGGCTCATAAATTCGTTTTGTGTTCCCCTTTTTCTTACTAACACAATCTATCACACAAGCTAGCACTAACAAAATCAAGAAAGTAAGCatctatcaattatccattatcaagCAACAAGCATCAATACTTCATCCTATCATGTCGATATCAAGCTTATGCTATAAAAAAAGAGCAaactacatcaagcattcaagcaatatcAAGTAAACAATGAAGAAATCTAAGATCCTTGTTGTGGTATCATTgtatatcatttgatttatgcatagATCTTAAGCTTTACTGAGTAAGTGTGGGTGTGGATTTCGATCATGCATTGCACTATTCCATGTTATTTTGATTCATATTTTCATACCATCACAATAATGGATCTTGTTCCCAAGCTCACTGCGGCTCTTAGCCTCTAACTTTCAAGAATATTGTTGCTAGTGGAGGGTGGTTCAACCCTCCCGAACACCTTCTACCTCTTCTCATGGGTAGGGAGGTTCTCTTGGTTGGCCCGACTTAGGCAAGTTTTCTCACTTAGAGTTAGCCATGTCTACAACCCATCCACAATAGCCTTCAAAAAACCCTCGTGAATTGAAGAAGAAAACACTCTCACTAGATGGGAGTTGATTAATGATGTTGCCTCTAGAAATATTTGGGTAATCTATATGATAAAGATCTTCCTCCATTTGATTTTATATTAGTTGCACAGACTTTGTTGGGCTTGACCCTTTTAATGCTCTTTCATCTTTATTTTGAACATGATCCAGCTAGACTTAATGAATGTGTCTCTCTACAACCCtcccttttctttttttaatcattaaaatcATACGGAAAAAAATGAGTGGGTGCCATTATACACCTCTCAACGTAAAAATATTGGAGGCACTAATTAtatttgtaattaatattaaattatttttatattataattattattaaatcattattatattattatgtaacAATACACGTTGTGGGATCTGTTATGCACACAAGGTCTagaagtacacatttcaaagtgtcactcgatacctacttaaagataccccaataaccatgcacttaaacAGATAACTCGAATCAATAATTCATGGACAATATTCACCCAAATCAACAATTCTGTATGCCAGCTTGATTAAATATCTGCTGCACAAACTATAtaccccaataaccatgcacttaaacAGATCACTCGAATCAATAATTCATGGACAATATTCACCCAAATCAACAATTCCGTATGCCAGCTTGACTAAATATCTGCTGCAcaaactaggggaaaggacccagtagttgagcatgttccaattgttgtgagggttgttgataccttttgttccaaaaattgaacaaataaaacctattgtttgaaacaaaaaatatcaatttttgttaagaaatgtaccaacagttgttaggaaatgtaccaatagttgttaagaaatgtactaatattgtaaaaagtaaccaatcaggtgatgccacatcggctgcacaactattggggtctcttttgcacgcctattggtctcacttttttggggggctgttttggacaccttggcaaaaagcatgctgatgtggcatcatatttgatgatgtggccctgaaaccttagttttaagcaagggacttgccaagtaagctgctgtaaaaaaatcggagtgattcgaaatttccaagtaggattttgagaagcgtgaagttagggtgcacgactactgggtcctttcccctatattgGCTGTCTGTTTCGCGCATGTTGCCTGTTTGGAATTCGTCCTCCTAATGGAATTGGATGCCACCTCTACTGATGGTATTTGTTGTACAATCATCACCCAAATCAATAATTCATGTACAATATTCACCCAAATCAACAAATTCCGTATGCCAGCTTGATTAAATATCTGCTGCACCGTCAAGCACGCAACGTGTTACAAACTATATTGGCTGTCTGTTTCGCCCATGTTGCCTGTTTGGAATTCGTCCTCCTAATGGAATTGGATGCCACCTCTACTGATGGTATTTGTTGTACAATCACCCAAACAACTTTCCCACTTTGTGGACCGAACTACCTATCTGATCTCTTCTGGTTGATTGTAATAAGGCACTgcaatgcatattcaactttactTAAGCCCATATAGCCTAGTAGCAATTTACTCATTGGATGGTGTCTTCTCATTTTAGCTGGAAAATGGGTGCAATAATACCGTCTCcatttctcttcattcttcttgtcATTCTTATTATTCCTTGGGTTGTTGAGTCGGTCCATTCTTTGCATCCCCACAAAAACAATGCTTCAGATGAGCAGGCTCTTTTGGCATTCAGGACTGCAATCAAATATGATCAAGAAAATTCATTCGTGACATGGGCACCCAACATCTCATTCTGCAAGTGGAAAGGCGTTACATGCTCTGTCCGCAGACAGAGAGTATCCTCTCTGAGTCTTACTGGCGTGGGTTTGGTAGGTACCATCTCCCCTTTCCTCGGCAATCTTTCATTTCTTAGTATTCTTGACCTTTCTAATAATAACCTTGACGGCCACGTCCCCAATCAATTGCATAGCCTTTCTCGCTTAAGGTATCTTCATTTACATAAAAACCGCCTGGAAGGTTCAATTCCCCCTACCCTTAGTGCCTGCCACAACTTAATGGACCTTAATATCTGGGATAACCATCTGACTGGAAATATTCCACCCGACTTTGGGTTTCTCTTCAATTTAAACTCCATCCAGCTTAGCCGAAACAACTTGACGGGAATCATTCCCAACTCCTTGGGCAACATATCCTCTTTGAACTATTTAGATTTGAGCGAAAATAAGCTTGAGGGCCATATTCCTCAGGAAATGGGTAGGCTTTCCCTACTGAATCTGGTGGATTTGGGCGGGAACCGCCTTACTGGAGAAATTCCTTCTTCCTTGTCAAACTGCACTAATCTAGAGGCATTGGCTCTAACAGACAATCACTTATCTGGAGAGATACCAGGGGAGTTTTGCTCCAAGAATACCCTTCTGAAACAATTATATTTAGCTGGTAACAGACTTAGTGGTGAAATTCCTGCTACACTATTAATTGTTCACAATTCCAAATACTCAGCTTGGAGAACAACCAGCTGAGTGGAACGGTGCCCTTTGAGCTGGGAAAGTTGCGTAAACTCACTCTCCTTTCCTTGTGGGCTAATCAGTTTGTCAGCGGCAGCAATACAAACTTGCCCTTTCTCACTTCTCTTACTAATTGTTCTGTTCTCCGAGTCCTGCAATTGAGTAAGAATAATCTGGCAGGAACCCTACCTTCTTCTGTAGGACAACTTTCTACAAAACTTGAAATATTATACTTCGATTTCAACAATATAGAAGGAAAAATCCCCCCCCAGATTGGAAACCTCACTAATTTATCTGTATTATCATTGCATCAGAATCTTTTAACAGGTGTTGTTCCTTCCACTGTTGGTATGCTTCAAAGGCTAGAGAAATTGCAGTTGAGTAATAACAATTTACAAGGAAACATTCCAATGGAGATCAGTCAGCTAAAAAGCCTAGGGTTTCTAGctttttatgaaaataaatttgagggAAACATTCCTGCGTCTCTTGACCACCTCCAGCAGATGAGATACCTATATCTTGATCACAACCAGTTAACAGGCACTATTCCTTTAAGTCTAGGCA contains the following coding sequences:
- the LOC131873705 gene encoding LRR receptor-like serine/threonine-protein kinase EFR translates to MGAIIPSPFLFILLVILIIPWVVESVHSLHPHKNNASDEQALLAFRTAIKYDQENSFVTWAPNISFCKWKGVTCSVRRQRVSSLSLTGVGLVGTISPFLGNLSFLSILDLSNNNLDGHVPNQLHSLSRLRYLHLHKNRLEGSIPPTLSACHNLMDLNIWDNHLTGNIPPDFGFLFNLNSIQLSRNNLTGIIPNSLGNISSLNYLDLSENKLEGHIPQEMGRLSLLNLVDLGGNRLTGEIPSSLSNCTNLEALALTDNHLSGEIPGEFCSKNTLLKQLYLAGNRLSGEIPATLLIVHNSKYSAWRTTS